From Halotia branconii CENA392, the proteins below share one genomic window:
- a CDS encoding Uma2 family endonuclease yields MTQALRKLVTFDEFITWYPENSQRRYELYDGVIFEMPPPTGDHEEVVGFLTLEISAEIKRLKLPYFIPKTAFIKPLSGESAYSPDVLILNRPNLVHEPLWKKESTVSQTASIPLVIEVVSTNWRDDYLKKAADYETVGILEYWIIDYAALGGRRFIGNPKQPTISIYSLVEGEYQVRQFRSGDNSGERIQSSIFPELKLTAEEIFQAGNLPR; encoded by the coding sequence ATGACTCAAGCCTTACGCAAATTAGTAACATTTGATGAGTTTATCACTTGGTATCCAGAAAATTCACAACGACGCTATGAGCTTTATGACGGAGTAATTTTTGAAATGCCACCCCCAACAGGTGACCATGAAGAAGTTGTCGGTTTTTTGACGCTAGAAATATCTGCCGAAATCAAACGACTAAAACTTCCCTACTTTATTCCCAAAACAGCATTCATCAAACCATTGTCAGGTGAGTCAGCCTATTCACCAGATGTACTGATATTAAACCGTCCTAATTTAGTACATGAACCTTTGTGGAAAAAAGAATCAACTGTTAGCCAAACTGCATCAATTCCCTTAGTAATTGAGGTAGTTAGTACTAATTGGAGAGATGATTATTTAAAAAAAGCAGCTGACTATGAAACAGTAGGCATTTTAGAATACTGGATTATAGATTATGCTGCTTTGGGTGGTAGGCGGTTTATCGGCAATCCCAAGCAACCAACTATCTCGATTTACTCGTTAGTTGAGGGAGAATACCAAGTCAGGCAGTTCCGAAGCGGTGATAACTCCGGGGAACGTATCCAATCATCAATTTTCCCGGAGTTGAAGTTAACCGCTGAAGAGATTTTTCAAGCTGGAAATCTGCCAAGATAA
- the pheS gene encoding phenylalanine--tRNA ligase subunit alpha, which produces MTSNLEAQLLALRQEGEKAIAATDTLEHLEELRVKYLGKKGELGALLRSMGQMSAEERPKIGAIANTVKESLQTSLDQQRAALEAAQIRSQLEAETLDVTMPGIFSPQGRIHPLNGIIDRALDIFVGMGYTVAEGPEMETDYYNFEALNTPPDHPARDMQDTFYLPDGNLLRTHTSSVQIRYMEKEEPPIRVIAPGRVYRRDNVDATHSAVFHQIELLAIDEGLTFTDLKGTIKLFLQAMFGELPIRFRASYFPFTEPSAEVDLQWNGRWLEVMGCGMVDPNVLKAVGYDPEVYTGFAAGFGVERFAMVLHQIDDIRRLYASDLRFLQQF; this is translated from the coding sequence ATGACTAGCAATTTAGAGGCTCAACTTTTAGCACTACGCCAAGAAGGAGAAAAAGCGATCGCCGCCACCGATACCCTAGAACATCTAGAAGAACTCAGAGTTAAATATCTGGGTAAAAAGGGAGAACTGGGGGCATTGCTGCGGAGTATGGGTCAAATGAGTGCGGAGGAACGACCGAAAATTGGGGCGATTGCGAATACTGTCAAAGAATCGCTGCAAACTAGTCTAGACCAGCAACGTGCCGCCTTAGAAGCTGCACAAATTCGCTCCCAGCTAGAAGCAGAAACTTTAGATGTAACAATGCCGGGAATTTTTTCCCCCCAAGGTCGGATTCATCCTCTCAATGGCATTATTGATCGAGCGCTGGATATATTTGTGGGTATGGGCTATACCGTAGCGGAAGGCCCAGAAATGGAAACAGATTATTACAATTTTGAAGCTCTCAACACCCCACCTGACCATCCTGCCCGTGATATGCAGGATACCTTTTACCTGCCAGATGGAAATCTGCTGCGGACTCATACCTCATCTGTACAAATTCGTTACATGGAAAAAGAAGAGCCGCCCATTCGAGTGATTGCTCCGGGGCGAGTTTATCGGCGAGATAATGTAGATGCCACTCACTCGGCAGTTTTCCATCAAATAGAACTTTTAGCAATTGATGAAGGACTAACATTTACAGACCTCAAAGGCACGATTAAGCTATTTTTGCAAGCGATGTTTGGCGAGTTACCAATTCGCTTTCGTGCTAGCTATTTTCCATTTACCGAACCGTCTGCTGAAGTGGATTTGCAGTGGAATGGTCGCTGGTTGGAAGTAATGGGTTGCGGTATGGTTGATCCGAATGTCTTAAAAGCTGTTGGTTATGATCCAGAAGTCTATACAGGCTTTGCTGCTGGCTTTGGTGTAGAACGCTTTGCGATGGTGTTACACCAAATCGATGATATTCGCCGCTTGTACGCTAGCGATTTGCGGTTTTTGCAACAATTTTAA
- a CDS encoding addiction module protein, whose protein sequence is MTLENLEAEVLLLPRDSQATLLARLLERLGQSNEIDQEVASVWVEEAELRDQAMDDDQAAGIPAEQVFQRIRASLQ, encoded by the coding sequence ATGACACTTGAAAATCTTGAAGCTGAAGTCCTTTTGCTTCCGAGGGACTCTCAAGCAACACTATTAGCTCGACTTTTGGAGCGCTTGGGACAAAGCAATGAGATTGATCAAGAAGTTGCATCTGTCTGGGTTGAAGAGGCTGAACTGCGCGATCAAGCAATGGATGACGATCAAGCCGCTGGAATCCCTGCCGAACAAGTATTTCAGCGGATTCGTGCGTCTTTGCAATGA
- the nifJ gene encoding pyruvate:ferredoxin (flavodoxin) oxidoreductase, producing MNQTFATIDGNEAVARVAYKLNEVIAIYPITPSSAMGEWADAWSAEGRPNLWQTIPSVIQMQSEGGAAGAVHGALQTGSLSTTFTASQGLLLMIPNLYKIAGELTSAVVHVAARSLATHALSIFGDHSDVMAARATGFALLCSASVQESQDFALIAHAATLEARVSFMHFFDGFRTSHEVQKVKLLLDEDLRSLIPDQLVQAHRDRALTPDRPVMRGTAQNPDVYFQAREGANPYYNACPGIVQRIMDRFGELTGRHYQIYEYHGAPDAKRVIVLMGSGCETVHETVDYLNTRGEKVGVMKVRLYRPFDVARFMAALPISVQAIAVLDRTKEPGSAGEPLYLDIVTAIHEVCDERGSGRITRFPKVVGGRYGLSSKEFTPAMVKGVFDNLNQPQPKNHFTVGIHDDVSHTSLEFDPNFSTEPDSVVRAMFYGLGSDGTVGANKNSIKIIGEQTDNYAQGYFVYDSKKSGSITVSHLRFGPQPIRSTYLIDKANFIGCHHWGFLERIDVLQAAANGATLLLNSPYDVDTVWEYLPLKVQQQIIDKHLKFYVIDASQVARESGMGGRINTIMQVCFFALAGVLPEAEAIAKIKQAIKKTYGKKGAEVVQMNLQAVDNTLANLHKVDIPSQISSTIIKQSPISVNAPEFVQQVLGRIMEWQGDTLPVSALPVDGTFPTGTAKWEKRNVAEEIPVWEPDVCVQCGKCVMVCPHSAIRAKAYQPNELINAPPTFKSTDTRDKDFANQKFTIQVAPEDCTGCTICVTICPAKSKNEPLRKAINMAQQLPLREQERKNWDFFLNLPNPDRRQLKLNQIRQQQLQEPLFEFSGACAGCGETPYLKLLTQLFGDRSVIANATGCSSIYGGNLPTTPWTTNTEGRGPAWSNSLFEDNAEFGLGFRLSVDKQTEFAAELLQKLSSVIDEKLVHSILIAEQKSEADIWEQRERVELLKQNLDQILTTEIDFNLKSQIANLKSLADYLVKKSVWIIGGDGWAYDIDFGGIDHVIASGRNVNILVMDTEVYSNTGGQSSKATPRAAVAKFAASGKPAPKKDLGLIAMTYGNVYVASIALGAKDEHTLKAFLEAEAYDGPSLIIAYSHCIAHGINMTTGMNHQKALIESGRWLLYRHNPELVKQGKNPLQLDMRSPTKSVEQSMYQENRFKMLTKSKPELAQQLLEQAQTEVDARWQMYQYLAERKIIR from the coding sequence ATGAACCAAACCTTTGCAACCATTGACGGTAATGAGGCTGTCGCCCGTGTTGCTTATAAATTAAACGAGGTAATTGCCATTTATCCTATTACCCCATCTTCAGCAATGGGTGAATGGGCAGATGCTTGGTCAGCAGAAGGTCGTCCCAACCTCTGGCAGACAATTCCCAGTGTCATCCAGATGCAGAGTGAAGGGGGAGCTGCTGGTGCTGTGCATGGAGCATTACAAACGGGTTCCTTGAGTACCACCTTTACAGCTTCTCAGGGATTATTGTTGATGATTCCTAACCTTTATAAAATTGCTGGAGAGCTAACTAGTGCTGTGGTTCATGTGGCTGCGCGTTCTTTAGCTACACACGCTCTCTCGATTTTTGGTGATCACAGCGATGTGATGGCGGCTCGTGCTACTGGCTTTGCTTTGCTGTGTTCTGCTTCGGTACAAGAAAGTCAAGACTTTGCTCTCATCGCCCATGCAGCGACTCTAGAAGCGCGAGTATCGTTTATGCACTTCTTTGATGGGTTCCGTACCTCCCATGAAGTGCAGAAGGTGAAATTGCTCTTGGATGAGGATTTACGATCGCTAATTCCTGACCAGTTAGTACAGGCTCATCGCGATCGCGCTCTCACCCCAGACCGTCCTGTAATGCGCGGTACAGCCCAAAATCCTGATGTTTATTTCCAAGCCCGTGAAGGTGCTAACCCTTACTACAATGCTTGTCCGGGGATTGTCCAACGGATTATGGATCGATTTGGAGAACTTACAGGTAGGCATTATCAAATTTATGAATACCACGGCGCACCTGATGCCAAGCGCGTCATTGTACTCATGGGTTCAGGCTGTGAAACCGTCCATGAAACAGTAGATTATCTCAACACTCGTGGTGAAAAAGTGGGAGTGATGAAAGTGCGACTTTATCGCCCCTTTGATGTTGCCAGATTTATGGCAGCATTGCCTATCAGCGTACAAGCGATCGCTGTTCTTGACCGTACCAAAGAACCAGGTAGCGCCGGCGAACCATTGTATCTAGATATAGTAACCGCTATCCATGAGGTATGTGATGAAAGGGGAAGTGGCAGAATTACTCGTTTTCCCAAAGTTGTCGGCGGTCGTTATGGTCTTTCTTCCAAAGAATTTACGCCCGCGATGGTGAAGGGTGTCTTCGACAACCTCAACCAACCCCAACCGAAAAATCACTTTACCGTTGGGATTCATGACGACGTTAGCCATACATCTTTAGAATTTGATCCTAACTTCTCCACAGAACCTGATAGCGTTGTCAGAGCAATGTTCTACGGATTAGGTTCTGATGGTACAGTTGGGGCTAACAAAAACTCGATCAAGATTATTGGTGAACAAACCGATAACTACGCCCAAGGTTACTTCGTTTACGACTCCAAAAAATCCGGCTCAATCACTGTTTCTCACCTGCGCTTTGGCCCCCAACCAATTCGTTCTACTTACCTGATTGACAAAGCTAACTTTATCGGTTGTCATCACTGGGGCTTTTTAGAACGCATTGATGTTTTACAAGCTGCTGCAAATGGGGCAACTTTGCTCCTTAACAGTCCATACGATGTTGATACTGTCTGGGAATATTTGCCTTTAAAAGTACAGCAGCAAATTATTGATAAGCATCTGAAGTTTTACGTTATTGATGCCAGCCAAGTTGCCCGCGAAAGCGGCATGGGGGGAAGAATTAACACCATTATGCAGGTGTGTTTCTTTGCTTTAGCAGGTGTCTTGCCAGAAGCAGAAGCGATCGCCAAAATTAAACAAGCGATCAAAAAGACTTATGGTAAGAAAGGGGCAGAAGTTGTCCAGATGAACTTGCAAGCTGTGGATAACACCCTGGCTAACTTGCATAAGGTAGACATACCAAGTCAAATCAGCAGCACTATCATTAAACAATCTCCTATTTCTGTAAATGCCCCCGAATTTGTCCAGCAAGTGCTAGGGCGAATTATGGAATGGCAAGGTGATACATTGCCTGTCAGTGCCTTACCAGTCGATGGGACTTTTCCTACAGGTACAGCGAAATGGGAAAAACGTAACGTTGCCGAAGAAATACCTGTGTGGGAACCAGATGTCTGCGTACAGTGTGGTAAATGTGTTATGGTTTGCCCCCATAGCGCCATCCGGGCTAAGGCTTATCAACCAAATGAGTTGATCAATGCACCCCCTACTTTCAAGTCAACCGATACCAGAGATAAAGACTTTGCTAACCAAAAATTTACGATTCAAGTTGCCCCGGAAGACTGTACGGGGTGTACTATTTGTGTAACGATTTGTCCTGCTAAAAGTAAAAATGAGCCATTGCGTAAAGCGATTAATATGGCACAACAGTTGCCTTTACGAGAGCAAGAGCGCAAAAACTGGGATTTCTTTTTGAATTTGCCCAATCCTGACCGACGACAATTAAAATTAAACCAAATTCGGCAACAACAATTACAAGAACCTTTATTTGAATTTTCTGGCGCGTGTGCGGGTTGTGGCGAAACACCTTATTTAAAATTATTAACACAATTGTTTGGCGATCGCTCCGTAATTGCCAACGCTACAGGCTGTTCGTCAATTTATGGTGGTAATCTCCCTACTACACCTTGGACAACAAACACTGAAGGACGCGGCCCTGCATGGTCGAATAGTCTATTTGAAGATAACGCCGAGTTCGGTTTAGGCTTTCGTCTCTCGGTGGATAAACAAACAGAATTTGCGGCAGAATTATTACAAAAATTAAGCAGTGTAATAGATGAAAAACTTGTTCATTCTATCCTCATTGCTGAACAAAAATCTGAAGCTGATATTTGGGAACAGCGTGAAAGAGTAGAACTTTTAAAACAAAATTTAGATCAAATTTTAACTACAGAAATAGACTTCAATTTAAAATCTCAAATCGCTAATCTCAAATCCCTGGCTGATTATTTAGTTAAAAAAAGCGTCTGGATTATTGGCGGTGATGGTTGGGCTTATGATATCGATTTTGGCGGTATCGATCATGTAATTGCCAGTGGTCGTAATGTCAATATTTTGGTGATGGATACAGAAGTATATTCCAACACAGGCGGTCAATCTTCCAAAGCCACACCACGCGCCGCAGTCGCTAAATTTGCCGCCAGTGGTAAGCCTGCACCCAAAAAAGACTTAGGCTTGATTGCCATGACCTACGGTAATGTCTACGTAGCAAGTATAGCCCTCGGTGCAAAAGATGAACATACCCTGAAAGCATTTTTAGAAGCAGAGGCTTACGATGGTCCTTCGTTGATTATTGCTTATAGCCATTGCATAGCCCACGGGATCAACATGACTACAGGCATGAATCACCAAAAAGCTCTGATAGAATCAGGACGGTGGTTGTTGTATCGTCACAATCCAGAGTTAGTCAAACAAGGAAAAAATCCCTTGCAATTGGATATGCGATCGCCGACAAAATCAGTAGAACAATCAATGTATCAAGAAAATCGCTTCAAAATGCTCACAAAAAGCAAACCTGAACTTGCTCAACAGTTGTTAGAACAAGCACAAACTGAAGTCGATGCTCGTTGGCAAATGTATCAATATTTGGCAGAAAGGAAAATAATCAGGTAG
- a CDS encoding permease, giving the protein MDLVFEALKTSAGILWKAFWALMFGYIISAGIQVLITRSQMARLLGKRGPKRAILASFFGFVSSSCSFAALAASRSVLTKGAHPVNALSFLIASTNLVIELGIVLWVLLSWHFVVGNFLLGILMIVYAYLITKFWFPDQLAQSARDHAEQQQSHEGMDHDMSGEGRRSWWDKITSRSGWQAIADAFFMEWKMAYKEILFGFTVAGFISVFVPQSFWDSLFLHTGNNSPSFLVVLENAAIAPIIAFFTFIGSMGNVPLAAMLWSKNASFGGVMSFLGADLVAATVVYLQAKYYGWKYAAYLSGLLYVCMVAAGITVHGIFAFFGILPSERPNLAEIVRFQIDYTFWLNIVFAIIGAVLLYIHWQNHQNKGSGQHHHEHEQIR; this is encoded by the coding sequence ATGGATCTAGTATTTGAAGCCTTAAAGACCAGCGCCGGAATTTTATGGAAAGCCTTTTGGGCATTGATGTTTGGATACATCATCTCGGCTGGGATTCAAGTACTGATTACTCGTTCACAAATGGCACGTTTGCTGGGTAAGCGTGGTCCAAAACGGGCAATATTGGCAAGCTTTTTTGGCTTTGTCTCTTCATCTTGCTCATTTGCTGCCCTGGCTGCATCTCGTTCGGTGTTAACCAAAGGAGCGCATCCAGTCAATGCACTATCTTTTTTAATTGCTTCGACCAATTTGGTAATTGAACTGGGCATCGTTCTTTGGGTATTACTGAGTTGGCATTTTGTAGTTGGTAATTTTCTGCTGGGAATCTTAATGATTGTCTATGCTTATCTGATTACCAAATTTTGGTTTCCTGACCAGCTAGCTCAATCTGCTCGTGATCATGCTGAACAACAGCAAAGCCATGAAGGCATGGATCATGACATGTCTGGTGAAGGAAGAAGAAGTTGGTGGGACAAAATTACCTCACGGTCAGGATGGCAAGCGATCGCAGATGCATTTTTCATGGAATGGAAGATGGCATACAAAGAAATATTATTTGGCTTTACGGTTGCGGGATTTATTTCTGTGTTTGTGCCTCAAAGCTTTTGGGATTCTTTATTTCTGCACACAGGTAACAACTCACCATCTTTTTTAGTAGTTTTAGAGAATGCCGCGATCGCACCGATTATTGCCTTTTTTACTTTCATTGGCTCAATGGGAAATGTCCCTTTAGCCGCCATGCTTTGGAGTAAAAATGCTTCATTTGGTGGAGTAATGAGCTTTTTAGGTGCTGACTTAGTAGCAGCGACTGTAGTTTATTTGCAAGCTAAATACTACGGCTGGAAGTATGCGGCTTATCTTTCAGGTTTACTTTATGTTTGTATGGTGGCGGCTGGTATAACTGTACATGGAATATTTGCTTTTTTTGGCATCTTGCCCAGCGAACGACCTAATCTAGCTGAAATCGTGCGCTTTCAAATAGACTACACATTTTGGCTAAATATAGTTTTTGCAATTATTGGTGCTGTATTACTGTATATACATTGGCAAAATCACCAAAATAAAGGTTCTGGGCAGCATCACCATGAACATGAACAGATAAGATAA
- the surE gene encoding 5'/3'-nucleotidase SurE has translation MKLLISNDDGISALGIRTLANCLAEAGHHVTVVCPDRERSATGHGLTMHQPIRAEIMESIFHPAVKAWACDGTPSDCVKLALWALLESPPDLVLSGINQGANLGTEILYSGTVSAAMEGLIEGIPSIALSLTSHTSKDFQSAAKFAQILVEQLTLKPLPSLMLLNVNVPAVKWEEIAGVTLTRQGIRRYVDVFDRRVDPRGKTYYWLTGEVLEDVEPPENLNLLQNVPIDVHVIRKNYISITPLQYNLTYANGLEQLSHWEFQLP, from the coding sequence ATGAAATTACTCATTAGTAATGATGACGGAATTTCTGCTTTAGGTATTCGTACCCTAGCCAACTGCCTGGCAGAAGCAGGTCATCATGTAACTGTAGTTTGTCCAGATCGAGAGCGATCGGCAACTGGACATGGATTAACCATGCACCAACCGATTCGCGCCGAAATTATGGAGTCGATTTTTCATCCCGCCGTTAAGGCTTGGGCTTGTGATGGCACTCCCTCGGACTGTGTGAAGTTAGCATTGTGGGCTTTACTAGAGTCACCGCCTGACTTGGTTCTCTCTGGTATTAACCAAGGTGCAAATTTAGGAACCGAAATTCTTTATTCCGGTACTGTTTCTGCGGCTATGGAAGGTCTTATTGAAGGTATTCCCAGCATAGCGCTGAGTCTTACTAGTCATACATCTAAAGACTTTCAATCTGCTGCCAAGTTTGCCCAAATTCTGGTGGAGCAACTAACGCTAAAACCTTTACCAAGTTTAATGTTACTTAACGTCAATGTTCCTGCCGTGAAGTGGGAAGAAATTGCCGGAGTCACTCTCACTCGTCAGGGAATACGCCGCTATGTTGATGTTTTTGATCGACGAGTCGATCCTCGTGGCAAAACTTACTACTGGTTAACTGGAGAAGTTTTAGAAGATGTGGAACCTCCAGAAAATTTAAATCTGCTGCAAAACGTACCTATTGATGTGCATGTAATCCGTAAAAACTACATTAGCATTACGCCATTACAATACAATCTCACCTATGCCAATGGACTGGAGCAATTGTCTCATTGGGAGTTTCAGCTTCCCTAA
- a CDS encoding type II toxin-antitoxin system RelE/ParE family toxin, with translation MKTVVFHPLAEQELIDAAAYHEQQRLGLGLEYLEEVEHAVNFLTRYPEAGSKVRGSVRRLTLPKFPYSLLYRVLEDAQIRVLAIAHHKRRPQYWLDRE, from the coding sequence ATGAAAACCGTTGTATTTCATCCATTAGCAGAGCAAGAGTTAATTGATGCCGCAGCCTATCACGAACAGCAAAGACTTGGACTGGGGTTGGAGTATCTAGAAGAAGTAGAACACGCAGTCAACTTTCTCACACGATATCCTGAAGCAGGCTCCAAAGTTCGAGGTTCTGTGCGTCGCCTGACTTTACCTAAGTTCCCCTACTCGCTATTATACCGTGTGTTAGAAGATGCTCAGATTCGTGTTTTAGCAATAGCGCATCACAAGCGTAGACCACAATACTGGCTTGATCGAGAGTAG